The Papaver somniferum cultivar HN1 chromosome 3, ASM357369v1, whole genome shotgun sequence genome includes a region encoding these proteins:
- the LOC113359169 gene encoding ethylene-responsive transcription factor ERF018-like encodes MEDQGEGLTKYKGIRKRKSGKWVSEIRIPKCKERIWLGTHDTPEKAARAFDVALFCLRGRGATTFNFPDNLPNIVVSNSLTRAEIQKIAAKYANGEVEEQHKEEVEEQQHKEEEEEDMTINHNSIRSNNDKIDWDFMDCLLSVPEGTGNALSAADFGVNGCAV; translated from the coding sequence ATGGAGGATCAGGGTGAGGGTTTAACGAAGTATAAAGGTATAAGAAAACGTAAATCGGGTAAATGGGTGTCTGAAATTCGAATACCAAAATGTAAAGAACGAATTTGGTTAGGTACTCATGATACACCGGAGAAGGCAGCTAGAGCTTTTGATGTTGCACTCTTTTGTTTACGTGGTCGAGGAGCTACTACATTTAATTTCCCAGATAATCTTCCGAATATTGTAGTTTCTAACTCGCTGACTCGAGCTGAAATTCAAAAAATTGCTGCCAAGTACGCCAATGGAGAAGTAGAAGAACAACACaaggaagaagtagaagaacaacaacacaaggaagaagaagaagaggacatGACTATTAATCATAATAGTATTAGGAGTAACAATGATAAAATAGATTGGGATTTTATGGACTGCCTGTTATCGGTTCCGGAGGGTACGGGTAATGCGTTGAGTGCGGCTGATTTCGGTGTTAACGGTTGTGCTGTCTAG